The DNA region CACTAAGCACCACATTCGCCTTCATGGCTTAAAATGGAATAGCTTTCGTCAAGAATGGTGCAGCAATGTTAAGGACATTGAGGCCTTAAAGAATGGCCTTCTCAATATTCAGTATAAACTTGAGCTTGTATCTTAAATAAGAAGAAAGTACCTCCTATTAATAATAAATTAATAATAAAGATTATGATAAGAGGTATTCAGAATAATGTTTATACAACAGCTTCAGCCATTATTACATATTGACCTGATATTGGCCGTGCAGTGTCATCATATTCTGCTTCTTTATATTTAAATTGTAGGTCTTCATACAACTGTTGTTGTTCATTATTATCTAGGAAATATGTTGGCATTTTTTCTGCACTTAAATTTTTAACACTAGTATTAGCATTTGTACCTACATCTACACTGTTTTCAGCAGAAGAACTGGTTTTATTTTTTGGGTAGCACAAACAATATATTCCATATAATATAAATCCAGAAGCTGTTAGTACTGCAGCTGTTGGCACTATCCATGGAACTATTCCCCATGCTACTGTTTCTGGAGCAGAAGTGACAAAATTTTCCTCTTCAGGACTAGTTGTGACATTAAGAAAATTTACATTAGAACTAACTGTTATATCATCAAATGTTGCTTTGCTATATGTAGTATTATCATAATTATTCCCCCAAATGCTAGAGCAAAATTCTTTCAGCTTGATTAAGTTGCAGTTGATTATTTTGCAAGAGTTAATACAGTAGCTAGCTACAGTGTTCTGGATACTATTATCATAATTTGGAACATTATGTTCATTATGTTCATATAGTAACTCATGTTTTTCACACGATATAGCATTATTCGATGTTAATATTTCCTGACCTGTACACTCACGAAGACGGTCAGGATTATATGTTATTTCAAACATACGAATTGAATCCATAGTGTTGCCGAGATACCTATATGGATCTATGTTAGCATTATTACATATAAGCATACTTTTTGTGCTAGCAAACAAGTTGTTAGCTGGAGGTATTGTCCTAATTGTAGTCACATTACAGTCAACGTCTGCAGAATTCAACATAATTTTGTTAACGCATTTGACTGCATCACTCATAGATCGATTTGTAAATGATACTGCTTTAGCCGCTGCTATTGAAAAAAGATTCATTATAATTACCTTGCTTAATCTCTATATTTTGTATTATAACATGCATTTACTAATAGTTGTCAATATAATTATGCAATGTAATAGCTAAAATACTATAGGAGAGTTATGTTATAAACTGTTCGCGTATCTAAGTCACAGTGATATTTCACTCTTGTCGATTTAGCTTGACGCCATTTTTTTAATAGAATTTAAATTAGGAGAATAATGAGGTAAATACTAAATATATGTTCATCTTTTTCTATCATATTTTTAAATTTGAGAGATGCCAATCATAAATGCCATAACATCTTATGCCTTTTGCTGCATATCCATGAGTTCTAGGTGTACTATGAACAAAACTTCTCTCATCAGTTGAACTTGCAAAAAAAATTAAAAAAAGCAATCTCCGCATCATAACTGATTAATTTTTAGAATCAAGGTACAGAGAATCAGATGTTCAAAATAAAAAAATGCTACTTTTTTTTGAACCAAATATTTTATTTAAAAATAAAATATTGTTGTTTTTTTGAATTAGAATTTATTCCAGATAAGTATGAAGTAAACAGTATCCACTTAACTTGTCAGCAATCTTTGGTAGTTTAAGGTATTGATCAAGAGGTATAAATTCTTGCTAAGTTTGAATGAGTATTTTTTGTCTTTTTTCATAAGGTTTTATTGATACAGTCTGAATATTATGGAATCGGTCGCATAATTTGATTAATAACAAATCTTTTTTGTTTTGCTGACGCAATATTTTAATCATTTCTCTAGAACTAATTTTTTTATTATCCCTAATTCTGGTAAGGTCAAAAACCTGTTCTGCAATATTATTACCGAATTCTTGACCTATTTTTTCTTTAGTTAATGTTGTGTCTTCGATGGTATTATGTAGTATTGCTGTAATAATCGTATCTGTTTCAAAGCTGTAATCTGCTATCATATAAGCTACTTCCAATGGATGCATATAATATGGCTCTCCTGTATCTCGAAGTTGTTTGTCATGATATTTTTTAGCATATTTTATTGCCTTTGTAACTTCATAAAGATTAATATATCCTTGTGTATGTTGATTTATTAGTATCAGTTTATTTAATAGAATTTGACTAAAATCTGAAACTGTCGTTTTGCAGTAACATGTTGAATATGTTAGACTTCTTTCGAAACTGGTTAAGGTAGTTCAAAATTATTGCTGACAAATATCGAAATAGACCTAAAAGATTCGGTCTTAGATTTAATTTGATCTCTTGCATTTATAATTTTGAACTACCTTAACCAGTTTCGAAAGAAGTCTGTTATCATTTTGCTTCCATCTTTTATTGGATCATATTGTTAGCTTGTTAAATAGGCCAGATAATGAATTAGTTATACCAGTATTTACGAGCTTTAATGGAACATTGAATATAAAGCATGAACCTTTTGTTTCCTCGCTTTCCAGCATAATTTCACCATTCATCTCCTGTATAAATTGCCTTACAAGTTTCATTCTAAAACCAAGTGTAGAAGCTTCCTCTGAATACGTATCTTTAAATTCTTTATTTATCTGATCTACTTTGCTTTTTGAAAATCCTGGTCCTGTATCAATTACAATAACCTTCAACATTCTGTATTTGTCATCCATTGGTATTGGATATAACGTCATCTGGACTCCAACTTTGCTTCCTTTGCTATTAAATCTGATAGCATTAGTCATTAGTATTGTGAGTACTGCCTGTAGTCTATAATTGTCACCAATTACTTCTTTTATTGTAGTTAAATAATCGCAACTAAGTTTTATTCCTTTACATTCTGCAACTGAATTTAGAGCAGATTTAGTAATCTTCATTTCTATTTCTGAATCGAATTCTTTTTCTAATATCATAAATCACCCTTATTTTAGAAAATTAAAGATAGTGAGCATATATCGGTACACGGCATATAACCTCTGTATACTCATTTTTTACGTATGTAATTTCTCCCTTGATTGCTTGAAGTAGTAGCTTAACAAATGTTAGCCCTAAACCTAAGATATTATCTTTATTTGGAGTTTTAAAAGCAGTATTTATTTTTTGTAATTCTTTTATATCTTTTCCATTATTTCGAATTGTAAGTTCTAGTGTTTTGTCTCGTATTTCTGGATTTAGTAATCTAACTCTAATGAGTATTACTTTAACTTTTTCTCCAAATCGATTTACATTATCAAGCAGCTGAGTTAGTATTTGCTGTATTTCATCTCCATATCCAATCATACGAATTTTTTCATAGTCATAATCCGTATAAACAATGCAATCTGATTCGTTATCCCTTATATCAGAAATTGATTTTTCTAGCAGACTTCTTAAATAAATTTCTTCGTGTGCTGTCGATATGAATAATTCTTTGTATTCCCTTACAAGCCTGTATATTGTACTCTTTATTCTCTTGTAATCAATTGACTCTCTTTGAATTATTTTAAATAAACCTATTACACTTAACCTTAGTCTTAAAATTTGCTTCGAAAGCTTTAAAAAGTCGCCTTTCACTAAATATTGAAGCAACAATTGTATATTTTTTATATATTTTCGTTTTGCATAGTTGCCTCATAATTCAGGTATATAATTGAATTGGCACTTCACACGAAGAAGATATGTAGTTACTTCCTTGATCTATTCTGAGATTTCCTTTCATTTTATGTGTTAGCTGTTTTATAAACACTAACCCTTGTCCTAGCTCTTGATGTTTTATTAAATCCGAATTGCTTAATTCAGAATTCATCTTTTGCAATTTTTCTTTCTGAATGCTGAGCCCTATGTTTTGTACTAAAAATTGTAATATTTTATCTTTTGAATCTGTTTTTCCATCTTGAGAAGGTAACAAATGAACACAAATATTAATCGTCATACCTTTAGTACCATGTATAATGGCACTTCCAACTAACTGGCTTAGTACAGCTCTTATTCGAAAACTATCTCCAATAATACTGTCTTTTATATTAGCCTGAAAATTGCTTTTTAGATCTATTCTATCATCTTCAGCAATTGCTTTTAGTCCAGCAACAGCATTCCTTACAAACTTTTGTAGGCTAAAATTTTCTAGTTCTACATTCTTTGATTCTATGTCTTTTCTAAATACACAAATTTTATCATTTAGATGATCCATTAGTTCATCTAGTTCATCAAGTAAGCCTAATGTATCTGTTATTTTTGCTTCTACATCTTGCTTATATCCTATTAGTTCTAGTATATTCCACTTTGTTTTATTACAGTTATTTTCTATATGCCTAATATATTGAATCAACTCTATATTGTTATTTTCAATATTATTCTCCTACGGTTAAGTTTATTAACTTTGTTTTTTTAGAAATTTAAAATAGCAAGCTTAGCTAACAATTAGCTAAGCTGATTGGCATATGACATATGGCTTCCATATCTTAATGTTGATTTTTTTATTTTCTGTTATTTCGGACTGAAGTATTCTAACATCTTCTGACTCACTTTTGAGCTGTTTGAATACATCTATTATGTTTAAGTTTAGTGTTTTAAGTTGATGTGTAAGTTTTAAAAGCTCTTTATCACCAGCTGCTAGATGTCTTAGTAACAGTTTTGACTGTATATTTTTATTAAATATACTTTTATTTTTCTGTTGACCTTCGTTTCCAATAGACATAGAATTCCCCTGCTATTTTTTTAAAAAAAATGCTTTCTGAAGATTAAAGTTAAAAGTTCAACTCTTTATTTCATTTAATCTTCAGCTTAGTATCATTAAAGTTTTGAAACCTAGATAATATAAGGTATAGAGTAGCATTATAATTTTTATCAGTCTATTAAAATCTTTTAATTTTCAGGCTAAATTTTTGCATAATAATTTAATGTTGATGTAAAATTATTACATTCCCTACTTATTGTTATAATAAATCTTATTCAAAAATGATGCATAAAAAGCCTTGTAAGCGTTATTTTTACTAGCGTTACGAGCTATTTTCTGGTATAATCTCAATAGAGATTCAACTAACCAAAATTAATTAAACTTCCTGTGTCAGTAGCTGTTGCTAATAAGTCTAAGCCTTTTCTTCATTGGATTGGTAGTAAACGAAGAATTGTTAATAAATTAATAGAACATCTTCCTCAAGGTCCATACTATAATTACTACGAACCATTCCTTGGTGGAGGTGCTTTATTTTTTCAAGTTAGGCATCTTTTTAAACAATGTTTTTTGTCTGACATCAATCTTGACTAGCTATAATGCTGTTAAAAATAATCCTAATGAGGTCAATAGATTACTGAGTTTATATCACAAACATCATTCAAAGGATTATTATTATAAAGTTAAAAACAAATATAGTAATGATCCGAATGAAATTACCGCAAAATTTATATATCTTAATAAATACTCTTTTAGGGGAATTTATAGAGTCTACAAAAATGGACAATCTGCTCAAACATTTTCTGGTGAATGCTACATTAAACTCCACATTGCATCTAGAATAAACCAATGCAGCAGCCTTCTACATGGTGTATCAATTTATGCTACAGATTTTTCGTTTATAGAACCTAAAAAAGGTGACTTCGTTTATTTTGATCCTCCTTACCATAAATCTGGAGAAAGGTTCTACACTAGACTTCCATTTGATGAAAGAGATCAAATTAGATTGCGAGATTTTGTCAAAAAATCAACCAGCAAAGGTGTTAAGGTTATGATTTCTAACAATAACACTTCTTTTATTAGAGACTTATACAAAGATTTTAATATCAATACCGTTACAGTCGTATACTCAATCAATGAACAACGCAATCCTGTTAATGAGCTAATCATTACTAACTATAAAACTTGCTAGTTATTAAATGTGAACCCGCAATCCAAATCGTATATGAATAGGAAGTGGTCTATAGTTAGCCGTTGTGCTGCATTCAATATCTAAATATGTATCTCTTGATAAGTTTATTGTTGTACCAACTCCTAAGTCTATTCCAATATCACTATAAGACTTGAGAACTGATACTAGGCCACCTATAACAAAAATTGATGCTTTGTTACCTTCAATTATATTGTAATAATAATTTCCTTGAATAAAGTTATCTCTACAGTTGTGATAACACATAAATCCTAATCTTACATCCATTCTGTGCCGATCTAATCTATAACCAATTCCAGCTTCTAATGTATCGTAGTTAGTAGCAATACCAGTTGAAAATTTTATATAGAATTGTGAAGTATCAATACTATCTTTGAAAGCATTGAAGTTTACATTATTATTTGCTGTACATATCGATGGTGAAGATAATACAACGAATGCTAATATAACAGCATAACACGGTTGTAAAAGTGATTTCAAAACATTCATATTAACTTCTCTTTTTAATATTAACATATTAGCTATCTGTTAAAACCTAATACCATGGGACCGATTGTTCTGTTAGAAGATTGAATACATCTGCATTACCGCTTTTAGCAGCATAATCTATAGTAGTCATGCCATTATCATCTTTTGCATCAATATCTGCTCCATAATCAATCAAAAGCTGTATAACATCTATGATTTCATTACGAACAGCAATATGTAGTAGTGTTTCTTTTAGATTTTTTTATATATCTATATATGTCCTTGAAAAAAGTTTCAGGTTGACCTGAAATTTCTTTCATGTTGGAGCGAAAATTTTTTTCTGGTAAGGCTATATTTTCTTCTTTTCCTTTTTCACTATAACGATGAAAATTTTTTAGAAATTTTACGCAAGGGACATTACGTAACTTAACATTGTCTTTAATTATTGTCCTATTTTCAATTTCAATAAAACCTGCATCTCTTAATTCTACTAAGCATTGCCTAACTCTTCTTTGACCAACATTAAGCTTATCCTCATAAAGCTGATAACTTTCCTGTAATTCATCTATATCTTTGTTGTAATAGATATGTAGTCTAAATACTATAAATGATAAAAGCTGTTTAGATGTTTTACTTAATGCTTTTCCATTATCTCCACTTAGCTTTCTCCATTCTGGTGGAATGATATTTCCAATAAAGTTATAAAATATTGTGTCATTATTGTTACTATTATTTTTAATAATATTACAACTATTAGTTAAAAAATCGAATACTACAGGGCGCATTTTTCATCTCCAAAAATACAGCTATAGTAGGTGTTTTAGAAAATAATTTTTTTACAAATTACCATCAAATTTTTGTTCAAAAGGTTGACAAAAGGTTGACAAAAATCATTATGCCAAACATATATAAATCTTCATACTGATACTATCTGCCTTAGAAGACCAATTTGCCTATAGATCATGTTATTACATATTATTTACGATGTTTTAAAGCATAATTCTTCATTAGATCTCTTTCGAAACTAGAGAATGATGTAGAATAGTGTTATAAGGATCTGATTTGAGGTAATAATGAAATTCGATCAGATTAAAGAGTTAAAGGATGAAAAATTTCGTCGATTAACAGTAGTAAGGAAGGGATCATTTTCAAAGATGGTGAATATTTTGAGGAAAGCTGATGGTCTTAAGAAGTAAAAAGATGGGCGAAAAATAAGCTTAATTTGGAGGAACAGTTGCTGATGGACTTAGAATACCTTAGAGAATACTGTACTTATTTCCATATAGGTCAGAACTATGGGATTAGTGAAAGTTGAGCATATAAAGCTGTAAAATGGGTAGAAGACCCCCTAGTTAAACACCCAAATTTTGCTCTTCTAGGTCGTAAAGCTATATTAGACCTCTTTCGAAACTGGTTAAGGTAGTTCAAAATTATTGCTGATAAATATCGAAATAGACGTAAAAGATCAGGCCTTAGATTTAATTTGATCTCTGGCATTTATAATTTTGAACTACCTTAACCAGTTTCGAAAGAGGTCTAATTTCTAATCTCTCTGCTTACGCTATGTTTGTGATATTACTGCAATCTACAATCTACTCAAGGCTCGATACTTAGTGCGCCAGATTAAGATAATATGTAAGAAGTAAGGCATAGAATAAAAGGTATACAAAGAGTAGTCAGTTATTAAGAATTGATATTTTCTAGAAATATTTAGACTAGAAAATATTAAATACATAGTCCTGGATAATGTAATATATTAGAAGTTATAACTAAATGTTGTTATTTATATACCTTATAATCATAAAAATAGCTGTAATACTTATTCTGCATGCACTCTTATGATACTTCTTATATCAAACTTGTGGTTTAACTAAAGATCTATTAATGAAAGTGTTATTAGTATGTTAAAATTATTAAACATAACCCATGATGTGTACCAAAATATGTGTGAAATTTTGATTTAGATTTTTAATCTTATTCATGCTATTATAACTTTAAACCATAATGCATAGTTTCAAAAGATGTCTAAAATAAATTATTTTGAATAATTTTACCAGCTGATACTAGCTTAGCTACATATGATTGACTTTAAACACCTAGTTTGCATGACTGAGATATCTTAACTTTAGCATGTTTATCTTTAAGTTTGGATTTATATCGTCTAAGCTGCTGCTCTAATTTAACACGAGCAAGATCAAAACTTGCAAAGACATCATTTGAGTATCCTGTACTATTAATAATACGGTGCTGTTTGGTAATAGGATTAACTACAATATGACATTTAAACTGGTTATGTTCTTCTTTGCTGAAATGAACATTTGGAGCCTTTAGATTATCAAAATACTTGTTAGCTACATTAATAATCTTCCTATTAACGTACTGGTTTAAATTGAATTTAACAGAATTGTATTGTGGTGAGCCAGAGATTATAATATTCATAAATTCCTCCTATTTATGCTATTATAATTTAAATTGTATCATTATTAGCAAGATATGAAAAGAGTTTTATTAAAAAATTATTTTTTTGTATAAAATCTATAATATATAGTTTTGCAAAAAAATTTGAACGCTTTTATGAATAGCAATAGAAAGACTTAGACCATAAAATATAAATTTTAGCAAATTTAAGTATATAAAATACTTATACCATATAAATGAAATTTAAATAATACTGAAGTATTAAAGTGTATAATAATGTACTATTTAATTACAATGGGCAATATACAAAGAAATATATGCATTATAGATATGCGATTAGATTATCATTTATAGCTGTTTTTCTAACTTTAGTAGGCTTAACAATTTATTATAGATATAATGTGATCAAATGGTATAGCCTAATTCCTGCACAAAAAAATGCAAGGAATATTGTTTCAAAATATAGAACCAAATTTTTAAATCAAAATCATAATAAAGATATTATTTCTAAACTTGCGACCAATTCTTATGATTTAAAGTTGGATTTAGATTTAAAAAATTTAGCTAAACAATCTCTTAATTTCTTTAGGGAAATTGAGTTTATGGAGTCTATAGAACAAATAACATTATATGATAATATGAAAAATATTATCATTAGATCAAAAGATGATTATGTTGCTACTAATAATGTTCGTAAAAATATAGGAATTGAAAGTTTGCTACTTTATCTAGATAAACTGCTTTTTTATACATACCAGAAGCCAAATCAAAAACCTACTTTTAAACATGGAGCACGAATTACAAACTGCTTTGTTGAATTTGATAATAACACATATCCTTCTAGAGCTAATACGTCTCTATTTTCTGCTAATGTATTAATTCATTGTGAAAGCCCTATTATTTTAGACCATGCAGTAATTGCATTTTTAAAAATTACCTATAATGCTACTCAACAATGGATGTACATAAATAATATTAGCAAACAAGTATTAACAATTCTTTTGCTAATGTCTTTAATTTTTTTCTTTATTATAAAAAGCAGTATATCTAATGTTCAGAAAATTATTAATGTTCAATTGAATGCCAATAAATATCTTGAACAAGCAAGGCAAAAAGCAGAAAAGGAAAATATAGCTAAAAACAAATTTTTAGCTAATGTTAGTCATGAACTACGAACACCGTTAAGTGCTATTATTGGACTTACAGAAATAATATTATCTAACTCTCATTGCAAAATAAACTACTACAACTATATTCGTGATATTCATAATTCTGGAAAGCACTTATTAGCAGTAATTAATGATATTCTTGATTTTTCTAAGGCTTCAGCTAACAAATTAACAGTAGAAAATGTCGCAGTAGACCTTAACAAATTGGCAGCTTCAAGTTTACGCTTGATGTATACTAAGGCCAAAAAAGCTGGTATAAAACTGATTTCTAAGTTTCCACCAGATCAAATTATTATTAATGCAGATGCTAAACGTTTAAAACAAGCCTTGTTTAACTTGTTATCTAATTCAATAAAATTTACTCCTAGTAAAGGTTCTATAACACTTGAAATTAGTATGAACGAACTAAAGTCTTTAGTTTATATAAAAGTTATTGATACAGGTATTGGTATTGCGGAACAGGATATTCCTAAAGCATTATCAAGTTTTGAACAAGTAAATAATAACCTAAGTAATCAGCGTGAAGGTACAGGATTAGGCTTGCCACTAACGAAGAAGCTCATTTACTTAATGGAAGGAGATTTCGAAATAACAAGCAATATAGGACAAGGCACAACTGTTACAATAACATTTAAATATCCTTAACATTTAAATATCCTTCCAGAACAATAAATTAATACTATAATGGCAAATCTATATAGTCATTTACAATGAGGTTTGAGCATAGAAAAAAGCGACAATAGCATCATAAGATTTATCAACAGGATTTTTATACGCAAACTTCATTGTAAATGACTATAGTTTATGCTAAGAGGTATTTGGCATAACTAAAATGATAGAAATGTAAGAGCAAATAGACTTCTTTCGAAACTGGTTAACGTAGTTCAAAATTATAAATACCAGAGATCAAATTAAATCTAAGACCGAATCTTTCACGTCTATTTCGATATTTATCAGCAATAATTTTGAACTACGTTAACCAGTTTCGAAAGAGGTCTAATATAGCCACACTGCTATAAAACAATTATAATAATAAGATGTCTTTATGGATGAGAGAGGTTTTGTTCATAGTACAACTAGAACTCACAGATATGCAGCAAAATGCATGAGATGTTATGGCGTTTATGATTGGTATCTATCAAAGAGAACTAATATTATAGTAGCATTAGTAGATAAATCGCTGCTAATCCAGTATCAATTCTTGACTGCAATGTTAATACTGCTATTTTTAACTGTTGAGTAGAACAGGATTTAATTCAGAAATTACCTAATAATTCTGTAGTTGTGATCGACAATACAAGTTTTCATAAATGGCCTTATTTAAAAACTATGATAGAAAAAATGTGCATATATTTTAGAGTATTTACCTCCTTATTCTCATGATTTAAATTCTATTGAAAAAATGGTTTCAAGATAAATCAAGCAGAATGAAATATCACTATGACGTAGACAACATTTTTGAAAAGCATATAACATAACTGTTTTATACTGGTTTAGCTATAGTTATATTGAACTGTTGCTATAATCTTATTTTCAAGATATTAAACACATATCTCGTTATGTCAAACTTGTGTTTAAATGAGTATATCATTTTGGTTTTTGCTATAGTATTTTTAATAAGTAAAAAATAATCTAAGTTTAAGAATATACAAATAATTTTAATATTATGAAGAATATGGAAAAAGATTTACCTATTGCAAAGTCAGCTCCAAGTAATATTCAAGCTGAGCAAATGATACTTGGAGCAGTCCTAATTAACAACCGTGTACTATATAGTATTAATGAGTTTTTACTACCTGAGCATTTTTATGAACCATTACATGGCAAAATATACAAGTCGATTAATCTTATTATTAGTAAAGGAATTAGCGCTACTCCAATTTCGCTAAAAAATATGCTAGGTAATGAACCTACATTTGATGAAATTGGTGGAGTAAATTATCTTGCGAAACTTACAACTTTAGCACTAAGTATTATTAATGTAACTGAGTATGGCAGAATAGTATATGATCTGGCGTTACGACGTTATTTAATTGAAATTGGTGAAAAAATAGTTACAAATGCATATTCTTCTACTTTAGCAGATACAGCTATCAGTCAAATAGAAGCTGCTGAATCTCAATTATATGATTTAGCGTCAATAGGAACTTTAAGTAAAGGATTTATCAAATTACAAACTTCAGTTGAGGAATCATGGGAATCTATTTCTGCTGCCATCAAGAATAAAAACTCAATTAATGGTATTAGTAGTGGCTTTCTAGATCTTGATTCTAAGCTTGGAGGGTTTAAAAATTCTGATCTAATCATATTAGCAGGGAGACCTTCAATGGGGAAAACGGCTCTAGGAGCTAATTTAGCAGTGAATTCTTGCAAATATTTTTTATCATTATCTACTCAACAAAATAGCAAAGTTTCTAACATAGCACCATCAGTTGGTTTTTTTTCTTTAGAAATGTCTTCTCAGCAAATTGCAACTCGAATCCTTGCTATAGAGTCGGAAATTGATAGTTCTTCCTTATTTAACGGGAAAATTGGTGAACAAGAGGTTAATAAATTAAAGAATGTCCAAGATGCAATACAGAAGTGGAATTTTTACATAGATGATGCTCCTGCAATCTCAATATCAGCAATTAGATCACGAGCTCGTAGACTTAAACGCACTCATAATTTAGCAATATTATTTATTGATTATTTGCAGTTAATTAAGATTGATTCAAATAGAAGTCAATATAATAGAGTAAATGAAATTTCTGAAATTACTCAAAGCCTAAAAGCACTTGCAAAAGAACTTAATATTCCAATAATTGCATTATCACAATTATCTAGAGCTGTTGAACAAAGGCCTGATAAAAAGCCGTTGCTATCAGATCTAAGAGAATCAGGCTCCATTGAACAGGATGCAGATATTGTAATGCTCATATATAGAGAGGAATATTACTTATCTAGATCAGAGCCAGCTCCTGGAACGCCAGAATATACGGAATGGATTGCTAAACAAGATAGATGTCATAATACTGCTGAAATAATTGTTGCTAAACACCGTAATGGGCCAGTTGGTACAGTGAAGTTACACTATACTAATCAGTATTCTAAATTTGCCAATATGGTTAAGCACTCTCTGCAAAGTTAATAAAAACCAAGATGTGAATTTAGTACTGCTAACAAAGTAATTTGAAGGATTTTTAGTAAGCAAGAGCACAATGAA from Orientia tsutsugamushi str. Boryong includes:
- a CDS encoding sensor histidine kinase yields the protein MIQYIRHIENNCNKTKWNILELIGYKQDVEAKITDTLGLLDELDELMDHLNDKICVFRKDIESKNVELENFSLQKFVRNAVAGLKAIAEDDRIDLKSNFQANIKDSIIGDSFRIRAVLSQLVGSAIIHGTKGMTINICVHLLPSQDGKTDSKDKILQFLVQNIGLSIQKEKLQKMNSELSNSDLIKHQELGQGLVFIKQLTHKMKGNLRIDQGSNYISSSCEVPIQLYT
- a CDS encoding sensor histidine kinase, with translation MHYRYAIRLSFIAVFLTLVGLTIYYRYNVIKWYSLIPAQKNARNIVSKYRTKFLNQNHNKDIISKLATNSYDLKLDLDLKNLAKQSLNFFREIEFMESIEQITLYDNMKNIIIRSKDDYVATNNVRKNIGIESLLLYLDKLLFYTYQKPNQKPTFKHGARITNCFVEFDNNTYPSRANTSLFSANVLIHCESPIILDHAVIAFLKITYNATQQWMYINNISKQVLTILLLMSLIFFFIIKSSISNVQKIINVQLNANKYLEQARQKAEKENIAKNKFLANVSHELRTPLSAIIGLTEIILSNSHCKINYYNYIRDIHNSGKHLLAVINDILDFSKASANKLTVENVAVDLNKLAASSLRLMYTKAKKAGIKLISKFPPDQIIINADAKRLKQALFNLLSNSIKFTPSKGSITLEISMNELKSLVYIKVIDTGIGIAEQDIPKALSSFEQVNNNLSNQREGTGLGLPLTKKLIYLMEGDFEITSNIGQGTTVTITFKYP
- a CDS encoding sensor histidine kinase, translated to MILEKEFDSEIEMKITKSALNSVAECKGIKLSCDYLTTIKEVIGDNYRLQAVLTILMTNAIRFNSKGSKVGVQMTLYPIPMDDKYRMLKVIVIDTGPGFSKSKVDQINKEFKDTYSEEASTLGFRMKLVRQFIQEMNGEIMLESEETKGSCFIFNVPLKLVNTGITNSLSGLFNKLTI
- a CDS encoding replicative DNA helicase; amino-acid sequence: MEKDLPIAKSAPSNIQAEQMILGAVLINNRVLYSINEFLLPEHFYEPLHGKIYKSINLIISKGISATPISLKNMLGNEPTFDEIGGVNYLAKLTTLALSIINVTEYGRIVYDLALRRYLIEIGEKIVTNAYSSTLADTAISQIEAAESQLYDLASIGTLSKGFIKLQTSVEESWESISAAIKNKNSINGISSGFLDLDSKLGGFKNSDLIILAGRPSMGKTALGANLAVNSCKYFLSLSTQQNSKVSNIAPSVGFFSLEMSSQQIATRILAIESEIDSSSLFNGKIGEQEVNKLKNVQDAIQKWNFYIDDAPAISISAIRSRARRLKRTHNLAILFIDYLQLIKIDSNRSQYNRVNEISEITQSLKALAKELNIPIIALSQLSRAVEQRPDKKPLLSDLRESGSIEQDADIVMLIYREEYYLSRSEPAPGTPEYTEWIAKQDRCHNTAEIIVAKHRNGPVGTVKLHYTNQYSKFANMVKHSLQS
- the hpf gene encoding ribosome hibernation-promoting factor, HPF/YfiA family encodes the protein MNIIISGSPQYNSVKFNLNQYVNRKIINVANKYFDNLKAPNVHFSKEEHNQFKCHIVVNPITKQHRIINSTGYSNDVFASFDLARVKLEQQLRRYKSKLKDKHAKVKISQSCKLGV
- a CDS encoding ATP-binding protein; protein product: MKGDFLKLSKQILRLRLSVIGLFKIIQRESIDYKRIKSTIYRLVREYKELFISTAHEEIYLRSLLEKSISDIRDNESDCIVYTDYDYEKIRMIGYGDEIQQILTQLLDNVNRFGEKVKVILIRVRLLNPEIRDKTLELTIRNNGKDIKELQKINTAFKTPNKDNILGLGLTFVKLLLQAIKGEITYVKNEYTEVICRVPIYAHYL